A region of Culicoides brevitarsis isolate CSIRO-B50_1 chromosome 1, AGI_CSIRO_Cbre_v1, whole genome shotgun sequence DNA encodes the following proteins:
- the LOC134837613 gene encoding uncharacterized protein LOC134837613: MSPKKDVNGKKASLTEIEKDFQNFFQDCSTSGLSKFQLLQVLFPLKVRKWKNPAIKYGIIGLVIVLVVLVAFYVDFFAWHLAALGRITLGHVRSVWNWEDLYRAKCLISGKMSSKENGGSQKMANTGIDFKDCAVCENIDKILRISNTSYNFLHDKYLLRSAPVIITDVNHHWTPSQTFPSYLLSLPDLTFSHPCELQTNLLFKSTDLRTLLHLASQATEYFLHFRNCDFEAVKASRSFIRKPYFYSPHLEPPYTSWILMSQNYPQNSYKSLSFLNLVIVQQLQGILEATIEAKDACFEVCGRHHVQLAAGEALVLMSKLWSFKYLPASDVKNLSVTVVTETHFL; encoded by the exons ATGTCTCCAAAGAAGGACGTGAACGGCAAAAAAGCTTCTCTCACAGAAATagaaaaagattttcaaaacttttttcaagattGTTCCACAAGTGGTTTAAGTAAATTCCAACTTTTGCAAGTTTTGTTTCCCTTAAAAGtcagaaaatggaaaaatccgGCAATAAAATACGGAATAATCGGATTGGTAATAGTTTTAGTGGTACTCGTGGCATTTTACGTGGACTTTTTCGCATGGCATCTGGCAGCTTTGGGGCGAATCACGCTCGGCCATGTTCGATCCGTGTGGAATTGGGAGGACTTGTACAGAGCAAAGTGTTTGATCAGCGGGAAAATGTCGTCTAAGGAGAATGGAGGAAGTCAAAAGATGGCAAATACCGGGATTGACTTTAAGGATTGTGCGGTTTGTGAGAATATTG ATAAAATCCTCCGCATCTCAAACACTTCGTACAACTTCCTGCACGACAAATATCTTCTCCGCAGTGCTCCTGTCATCATCACCGACGTCAACCATCATTGGACTCCTTCCCAAACCTTCCCTTCTTACCTCCTTTCTCTCCCTGATCTAACATTCTCCCATCCCTGCGAACTCCAAACGAACCTTTTGTTCAAATCCACTGACTTACGAACCCTTCTCCATCTCGCTTCTCAAGCCACCGAATATTTCCTCCATTTCCGCAACTGCGATTTTGAAGCCGTCAAAGCAAGTCGCTCGTTCATCCGCAAACCCTACTTTTACTCACCTCACTTGGAGCCCCCTTACACCTCGTGGATCCTCATGTCGCAAAATTACCCCCAAAACTCGTACAAATCTCTCTCATTTCTGAACCTAGTAATCGTTCAACAACTCCAAGGCATCCTCGAGGCAACAATTGAAGCCAAAGACGCGTGTTTTGAAGTGTGTGGCAGACATCATGTGCAACTGGCTGCAGGTGAGGCACTTGTTCTCATGAGTAAATTGTGGAGTTTTAAATATCTCCCGGCGTCTGACGTGAAAAACTTGTCTGTGACTGTGGTGACAGAAACgcatttcttgtaa